The Thamnophis elegans isolate rThaEle1 chromosome Z, rThaEle1.pri, whole genome shotgun sequence DNA window ttcccatcttaagccatgccaATGTCAAGTtgttatcacattttccttcaatattttcctagtgctgtccatgcaaaactTTGGTTTTCCATCCATATAGCCTGTCATcaaaaatgtacaaatatttttgctgattccaaagttttccagacaggtgttaATTCAGCTATGGGGTACttagtcaaatgcctttttgtaatcaatcaacaccatatttaaatttgtttttctttgttttccactTTTAGTACCATTTTATCAATGAGTATATGATATTTTGTTCCTCTTgcttttttataatttcctttttgttctagtggatacaaactgttttccatGAGATGATTGAATGCTGAATTTGCCAGTATtcttgtaaaaagtttgaatgttgcatggacagcacttgaaaaacattgaaggaaaatgtgatgacaactttaTATGGGCATGACAAGATGGGAATCATCAAGAAAAATGGAAAGTTTAATACTGCCTGCTCAAGACAAGCACTACAAATGaatgccatgaaagtgaagatacaaaaatccattgACAATCCAAATTGCTGACTTTGCAATGagaaagttgaaactgtttcacatttaatacatGAATGCAtaaaaaattgcacaaactgattacaaagctagacacaagtgagttgctaaattaattcaCTGGttattatgtaaaaaataaaacttacctctatccaaaaagtcatggtaacatgaagtagaaaaaaatatccaaaatgaaaaaatgaagacATGGTGGTATTTTCAAATACAGATgtatcatcatttggaacacaacacatcagatatcacagttgttgaaAACAAACATATAATTTATTGATATCACAGTACCAGAAGacaccagagttgaagaaaaagaactggaaagaatCATGAAATATCACAACCCAGCCATCAAAAACACATGATTTTGGATGAAATATGTAGAAGAAACTTTGCAAATAACTCAGTTATGATagaatatgtttaaaaataaattccaaataaTGCTCCAAATACCTGTGGGTTCTTGGTTTATCTTAAAAAAGCTAAAGAGTTTTTAGTAATGGTATTATATGTTACCTCTGCTACATAGtcaaatttattttttgtatcttaTTACTTACTAGCTGAATTACTTACTAGCTTACATAGTGGAACCCATGTtccactatgaaactatgtgatcaggcttcaTAAATCAACTCTTATAGCTTGAAAATTACTGAGTAGTTATgatcagcctctcctctcctcttctcagGATTGCCCTACAGAAACCTctcctctcccattctctccctcaggtttgtctCACAGATgcttctctcctatccccttctctccctcaggcttgccccacagaggcctctcctttcctatccctcttctctccttcaggcATTTCTCACAGAAGCACAGAATctcctcttctttttaaaaaaaaaaagttttattcataaacatttttaaatacagTGCATTTTCATAGTGTACcatttacaaaaaagaaagaccagtggaaaaaataataataaatattaacagaGACATCCTCTAtcatatccccttctctccctcaggctggcaccacagaggcctctcctctccccttctctccctcaggctcttCTCCAAATTCCCAATGTGCATGCTGGatgagtcacacactggccatgcccaagtggcagttggaacagaattattTTCCgattgggagggggagtagaaaatCAACTCCTTAGCACAAAGTGCATTAATAattatataagaaatactaattatctgatggtcattttgaaaacttctttcttagagagcacctagaagccaaattggtgccaaatttcaagtttgtaggctttatggttttggagatttcatgatgctgCATGAGTggcatttcacacacacacacacacacacacacacacacttgtgtgtgtgtgtgtttgtgtgtattatgtgaaagcacctggtatgcccatatatgggagggagcatactgcttcccttttgcctttcagctgcaCTCTAGGAGCCTTtgaggcaggaaaccatttttgtattgcatttgtgctaaAAAATAaaggtgctttgacataaaacttacttatttccttggctcagctgataagggaggagagcatgtggcttagtggctaatactagtcctagtcaacaaatgatcaactcaccacccaggccgttacaacacaaaacaacaatggaaacacagccagcaccaatcagcaccaatcatggtgcaaccacacaaccaatcatttcacttactgaaacaaagccatcactccacacaccccaccaagatttatagaaagacggcagctccaaccatgCTTTACACCCAAAACCAAGCCTgaggatggcaagtgagacctcgccaaaatgttgccaagacaatctcaatcttacatgggaaaagacccgaatacaaaaagaccagcatacttatacccgtgaaaatctacgaaaacatacatacatacatacatacatacatacatatatacatacatacatacatacatacatacatacatacaatatatatattacacacacacacacacacacacacacacacacacacatctgttgTATTCAAGTCTTTtctcatgtaagattgagattgtcttggcaacgtttcggcaaagTCTCACTTGCCATAGTGTATTTGGATGATAAGTATTTCAGCTTACACAGATCCAATTATTTGGCAATTGTAATTAATAGATGCATCATCCACAAAGTAAACTTTTTTCTCTGTGCTCTCATCACTTGTTTGCAGTAACTTTCAGAATGAATCCCACAGGAATAAACTTTTTAGTCTCTGCTGGGAACAAATTCTGCTTACACTTTTATTCATAATAATATGTGCCCATAGTTGTCACTTGATATACAAGTGTAGAAAAACCTTTTGATTGTCtgaaggaataaaagaggaaaggATGATATGTAGCTTCATGAATAAGCAGAATACATTGATTTGAAGGGACTGAAAGCTAGAGAATAAATTCCATCTGGAAATAAGatgtaagaaaagaaaaggtaAGATTTATGTTTTCATAAAGTTTCTATGTACTCCATTgtttataaaacatttaaataatatatttataaaccaTAAACACCTAATATATGTATTTTTGTAGAGTATGTCtataaagtagcaatagcaatagcagttagacttatataccgcttcatagggctttcagccctctctaagcaggttatagagtcagcattttgcccccacagtctgggtcctcatttcacccacgtcagaatgatggaagactaagtcaatcttgagccggtgagatttgaaccgctgaactgcagatagcaatcagctgaagtggcctgcagtactgcaccctaaccactgcgccgcctcggcTCCTTCATTATCTCTGTTGAGCCCTTGTAGTATATCTAATCTACACAGATATATCATGCCAAATAAATGCCACCAAGCAAATAACATCTCCTGTTCAATGCCTGTAAAATGAAGGTGTATCTATGCTGGACACtctgaataattttgaataaagaagaatattggaGAATTTCATGATATATTATAGTAGAATACATTTAGTAACAAGATTTTTATTCTCAATGAATCTCAGTgttatccccttccctttccaTAAATTAATCAAGAGTACAacttaaataacaaataaaaacaaatgaacaaaaacaaGACCTGAAGTACAttcaaaaacagaaaaatctaTGATTATGTACGCATATACATTCTAGCATTTGTATTCCAATAGGCAAGTATCTTGCTACCTATATAAACATTTACAGAGCTTCAAAATGATAATTCTTGTTGCTTTATAGTTTTCTTTcatattcttttatattttaatacagttcatttctttttcttatctcctTTCAGAATGAAAAATGACCCCATATACTATgcaatatttaattattaaagaTTACTTCCCTACATATTGTGTTATGCCAAGGAAATGATAGATTCTAGAATTTTCAGCATTATGTTCTTAACAACATGTAATTTCTGATTCAGAAAATATTGCTAATTATTCTATTAATTATTTTCAGAGTTATTCTTTAATAACATATTTATCTTATATGTAGATAAAAACCCTGAAAATATTCTTTGATAATCAACTTCCAAtaaacattttataatttttttcacaTCTCCCCTGCGTTcatattaaaatgcaaatattatcTTAAAAGATATTGTAGTTTTaatatttatctttttgttttcttgcagtagAAATATTCCCTCTTcataattaatattaaaaatggcAAATCAATCATTCATCTCTGAATTTCTGCTTCTTGAATTCTCAGCAATCAGAGAACTGAGAATTGCACATTTCTGTTTATTTCTGACTTTATATTTAGCGACCCTAACAGGGAATTTTCTTATCATCTCTGCTGTAGTTTTTGATTACCATCTCCACACACCCATGTACTTCTTTCTAATGATTTTGGCCATCCAGGATGTTGCTTCTGTCTCAGTTCTTTTCCCTAATATCATGATCAATTACGTGCTGAACAACAGATATATGTCTTATTCTGGATGTGTTACTCAAGTCCTTTTCTTTATCTCCTTTGTGGGTTGTGATGTTGCCCTTCTTACAGTCATGGCCTATGATCGCTATGTTGCCATTTGCAAGCCTTTGCAATATGAACTGATAATGAATAGGAGAGCTTGCATACAAATGGTTGGAAGTGTGTGGATTGCTGGTTTCTTCTATGGTGGGTTACATACTGGGGGCACTTTTGCGTCAACATTCTGTTCCAATGTTGTCAATCAGTTCTTCTGTGAAATCCCCCAGTTACTGCAGCTTGCTTGCTCTGATTTATTCCTAGCTGAAATTGGAGCTCTAATTTTTAGTGCTCTAGCTGGAGTTGTCATCCTTATTTTCATTCTTGTTACCTACATACAGATATTCTCTGCTGTCCTGAGAATTCCTTCTgttcaagggagaaaaaaagcattGTCTACCTGTCTACCCCATGTCACTGTTTTCTCTGTATTTGTAACTATTGGCTGTTTTGCTTATCTTAGATCCCCACCTCAGAAACCTTCTCACCTGGATTTGGCAATTACTATAATGTACTCCATTATTCCACCCATGCTAAATCCATTAATCTATAGCctgagaaataaagaaattaaaaaagctCTATCAAAGCTGTTACATTTCTGAGATTCTTTTAAGAATATCTTGCTCAATTAGGTACAGCTATGAATCTATGACTGTATAGGCATTATATTAGGGAACTGATATAAAATGTTAATTTCATCAATAATTGCCAGacacatataaaaaaaaacatgcataaaACTTTCCTAAAATCTTATTAATTACTGGAGTGGGGTGCATGCGGGAAATAAACATCTCTTCAAATGTATAGCTATATGAAAATGTGCATATGTATAGGCATAGGtattatctatatctgtctatctatctgtctgtctatctatctatctatcatctaaatgtatatatgtatcttaaagcatatattttattatgtcctTTATACTACATccgaaactcaaaaaattagaatatcgtgcaaaaatgcatttatttctgTAATACCACTTACaatgtgaaactaatatatgagatagactcattacatgcaaagcaagataagtttgtcataattgtgaagaTTAtgacttacagctcatgaaaactccaaatccaccatctcagaaaattagaatattacatgcaaacaataaaacaaggattgtacatagaacaatatcagaccttcgaaaagtataagcatgcatatgtactcagtacttagtttgggccccttttgcaacaattactgcctcaatgtggcgtggcatggaagctatcagcctttGGCCCTGCTGacatgttatggaagaccaggatgcttcaatagcatccttcagctcttctgcatttttTGGTTTCATATCTCTCATATTTCCGtgacaatgccccatagattctctatgaggTTTAGGTCAGGAAAGttttctggccaatcaagcacagtaatcccatcgTCATTGACcaaggttttggtgcttttggcagtgtgggcaggtgccaagtccagCTGCAAAATGAAGTCAGCAGCCCcctaaagctcatctgcggaaggaagtatgaagtgctccaaactctcctggtagatggctgtgttgactctggacttaatgaagcacagtggaccaataccagcagatgacatgactccccaaatcaacacagactatgGGAATTTCACagtggacttcaagcatcttgcagtgtctgcctctccattcttcctcctgggtgcttggtttccaaatgagatgcaaaagttgctctcatcagaaaagaggattttGGACCACTGTGCAACAgatcaggtctgtttttctttagcccaggtaagacaccgctgatgttgtttgttgttcaggagcgatttgacaagaggaatacgacatttgaagcccatgtccaggatcggTCTGTGTGCgatggctcttgatgcactgactccagcctcagtctactccttgtgaaagtccccaacacttttgaatggccttttcctgacaatcctctccaggactgcagtcatccctgctgcttgtgcacctttttcttccacactttccccttccacataactttctattaatgtgctttgatacagcactttgggaacatccaacttcttttgcaattaccttttgaggctttccctctttatggagggtgtcaatgattgTTTTCTACACAACTGTCATGTCAGcaatctttcccatgattgtgattcctactgaaccagactgagagaccatttaaaggctcaggaaccctttgcatgtgttatggcttaattagctgattagagtgggacactttgagtctAGAATATTCCATCTTTTCATaatgttctaattttctgagattgtggatttggggtttttatgagCTTCAAGCCAtagtcatcacaattatgacaattcATGGCTTgggctatcttgctttgcatgtaatgagtctatttcatatattagttttaccttttaagttgcattattgaaataaatgaacttttatatgatattctaatttttcgagtttcacctgtacatcaACATCCACATCTACATGTCTGTCTGTGCTCATACACATGCTCTTCATATTGTTCCCCAATACAAAAGACAGTTTTAAAGGAAATATCTCAATGTAACCCTTGCTAGAGCTAAAATATGGCTTATAAAATGTGAGCTATTTGGCTATTATAACCTCATAAAAAACCTACACTTTATTAAATCAATAAAACTGATGTATGACCTGTCTTCTCCCCCTACCCAGGAAGAAAGATAAAATATCACAAATCACAAATCTAAATCAGAAAgtttttattgtctaatttcCTAAACTCCTCCTGGCAATAAACAAAGTCAGCACAGAGCACATGCTATTTTGCCATTTGAAATGAAATAATCTGTGGATTGGACAATGTGAGCTCTTTGACAAAAATGTTTTGTTGGGTTCCTTTGTTTCTCTaggtatatctatctatatctatgatctctatcatatctatctatctatctatctatctatctatctatctatctatctatctatctatctatctatctacctacctacctacctacctacctacctacctacctacctacctacctatctatctatctatctatctatctatctatctatctatcatctattatctacctaTTTGTTTGGACAAATAGGTAAAAttcataaaaaacatttttttaattttaacttttaaaatactTATAACTTGATCTTTATATAGAAAACCAAAGTGATGTAGAGATCTGTGATGAAGCTCTAACTGAGTATTTAACTTTGGTTGGAAAAAATAAGTTTATTACATTGATTTTTCTTGATTAAAATCATGGAATGAAtttgggagggaataaataaatttattttacacAAAAGAATGAAGATTCCTTTTACATAGTTGTTTCTTAATATATACATTCATGCTGTTCTTGAATATGAAAATCTCTGCAAATGTGAGGAATTAAACAAAGTAATGTTTATGTTTATCACTTTTAAACAtgttcacagagagagagagagggagaggggggagagagggagagaggctgtaaagcataTGCATGAAAATATGCATAACTTTGTCTACAATCTAACACTCTTCTTCTACCCATTTCTGTAGTACTTTAAACCAaattgtaagatttttttttaaatgtccatgTTGAGTATCATTGCATGTCCGTGTTCCTGTGTCACTGTTTGCAAGGCTAGCATATCTTTCTGACTCAGTCTGAAGGAGGAATGCCAGAAATCCACtcttgaaaaattgaaataaagtaGGAAAAAATTCTTAGTTTGGTATACTTTTCCTACAGCATAGTTTCAATTTGAAAATATATACTGCATAATTATCAAGAACAATTTCTGTGGTTGACTTACTTGATATAATGacaaaatcaacattttaaatGTGTTCATTCTTAATTTCTCAAatataattctatttctattaacgATTTATCATtccttaaaaaaaggaaatgggacatattataaaataaacattaattataatatctatatatctttctatttatttatttatctatctatcatctatagtaTCTACTTACTTGTTTGGATTGTTTcatgaaaaccttttttttattttaacttttaaaatatttataacatgATCTTCATATAGAAAATCAAAGGGATGTAGAGATCTGTGATGAACCTCTAACTGAGTATTTAACTTTGGTTGGAAGCATTGGAAAAAATAAGTTTattacactgattttttttcttgattaaaaTCCTGCAATGAATTTaggagggaataaataaatatattttacacaaaAGACTGAATATTTCTTTTACACAGTTGTCTCTTAATATATACATTCATACTGTACTTGAATATGAAAATCTCTTCAAATATGGGGAATTAAACAAACTAATGTTTATGTTTATCTCTTTTAAACATgttcacacacatacatagagagaggggagggaggggaagggaggggggatacaGCATAGTTTCAATCTGAAAATATATACTGCATAATTATCAAGAACAATTTCTGTGGTTGACTTACTTGATATAATGACAAAATCAACATTTCAAATGTGTTCATTCTTAATTTCTCAAatataattctatttctattaatgATTTatcattcctaaaaaaaaaagaaattggacatATTATTAAATAAACATTAGTTATAATAAACCAACAATCAATTAAACTATAAGAAACAAATGCTTTCTGCGTTGTATAGGCAAAAAGCAGAATAAAAGTCCTGGAAGTTCAAGTTAGTTCTGTTCccatattatttttcaaatattttatgaGATAATATTATTTTGAATTGTTCTGTATCATTGTAAATTATCCTGAAGAACCAAAGGGAGGGTTGAAAGGAATTTCCAGTGACAACAGTATTGCCCAGGGATACCTAAATGCCGAAAGTAATGTAACTCATTCTTGTGAAATAAAATGCTATTGACATGGCCCAATATGGAAGAAATGTCATTTAGTTTTAGTGTTGAATGTTGTAAGTCTTTAATTTGTAGGTACCTctgacacaaataaataaatattctgagGAATGCATATACTGTAATTCAGAGGCTCAAAAAAGGATCATTGAAACCTTTTAACTATTTGCCTTGTTgactgaaagaaaaagaagaaacatggaATATGACACAATTCTTCCTTTCTATAGGACAAAAGCTTTCCTTTTTATAAGTATTAGAGAATATGAAGCTCTTTATTATATATTGATTTGAACTATTATTCAACTAATAATTTAATCTATGAATAACTACTATATGGAATTGAAATATTTC harbors:
- the LOC116522475 gene encoding olfactory receptor 14J1-like — protein: MANQSFISEFLLLEFSAIRELRIAHFCLFLTLYLATLTGNFLIISAVVFDYHLHTPMYFFLMILAIQDVASVSVLFPNIMINYVLNNRYMSYSGCVTQVLFFISFVGCDVALLTVMAYDRYVAICKPLQYELIMNRRACIQMVGSVWIAGFFYGGLHTGGTFASTFCSNVVNQFFCEIPQLLQLACSDLFLAEIGALIFSALAGVVILIFILVTYIQIFSAVLRIPSVQGRKKALSTCLPHVTVFSVFVTIGCFAYLRSPPQKPSHLDLAITIMYSIIPPMLNPLIYSLRNKEIKKALSKLLHF